One window of Robiginitalea biformata HTCC2501 genomic DNA carries:
- a CDS encoding YciI family protein yields the protein MERLIYGAGIFILAIALSACGEQSRNTPADSPGLPESPSGEPAAGTSREKSFGELRENLVSEGYQVFDYVDEKTGDTVLMQQYFMAFLKRGGSRSQSQEEADSLQQLHLAHLGRMYELGYADISGPFGDDGDIRGVTIYNVPTLEMADSLARLDPAVRAGRLEIEIHPWWAAKGFPLR from the coding sequence ATGGAACGATTGATATACGGAGCCGGCATCTTCATACTGGCCATAGCACTGAGCGCCTGCGGCGAACAATCCCGCAACACGCCTGCGGATTCGCCCGGATTACCGGAATCGCCGTCCGGGGAACCCGCTGCGGGGACGAGTAGGGAAAAAAGCTTCGGGGAACTGCGGGAAAACCTGGTTTCCGAAGGGTACCAGGTATTTGATTACGTCGATGAGAAAACCGGGGATACCGTACTGATGCAGCAGTATTTCATGGCCTTCCTGAAACGGGGCGGTTCCCGTTCGCAGAGCCAGGAGGAGGCAGACAGCCTGCAGCAGTTGCACCTGGCCCATCTGGGGCGTATGTACGAATTGGGATACGCGGATATTTCCGGGCCATTCGGGGATGACGGGGACATCCGGGGCGTGACCATCTACAACGTGCCAACCCTGGAAATGGCGGATTCCCTGGCCCGATTGGATCCGGCTGTCCGCGCCGGCCGGCTCGAAATTGAAATCCACCCCTGGTGGGCGGCTAAAGGATTCCCCCTTCGCTGA
- the pheS gene encoding phenylalanine--tRNA ligase subunit alpha, translating to MIDQLKEHLETVREFQADTPEAIEAFRIKYLGKKGLLTAFFAELKNVPASEKREFGQTVNQLKNAAAEKVDALREALEAGKQAETRYGDLTRPGKPLEVGSRHPISQVKYRIIDIFSQIGFTVSEGPEIEDDWHNFTALNLPEYHPARDMQDTFFIQTDPDILLRTHTSSVQVRYMENNKPPIRTISPGRVYRNEAISARSHCFFHQVEGLYIDKGVSFADLKQTLRYFTTALFGKSKIRLRPSYFPFTEPSAEVDVYWGLETETDYRMTKGTGWLEIMGCGMVDPNVLENCGIDSKTYSGFAFGMGIDRIALLLHQIPDIRLLSENDVRFLRQFRSLR from the coding sequence ATGATCGACCAACTGAAAGAACATCTGGAAACAGTACGGGAATTCCAGGCGGACACCCCGGAAGCCATCGAAGCGTTTCGCATCAAATACCTCGGCAAAAAGGGGTTGCTAACCGCTTTTTTTGCGGAACTGAAAAACGTGCCTGCGTCCGAAAAGCGGGAATTCGGCCAAACCGTAAACCAGCTGAAAAATGCAGCTGCGGAAAAGGTGGACGCCCTGCGGGAGGCCCTGGAAGCCGGGAAGCAAGCCGAAACGCGCTACGGCGACCTCACCCGCCCCGGGAAGCCCCTGGAAGTGGGCTCCAGGCACCCGATTTCACAGGTGAAATACCGGATTATCGATATCTTTTCCCAGATTGGGTTTACCGTGTCGGAAGGCCCGGAAATCGAAGACGACTGGCACAACTTCACCGCCCTGAACCTGCCGGAATACCACCCGGCCCGGGATATGCAGGACACCTTTTTTATCCAGACCGACCCGGACATCCTACTGCGGACACACACCTCGTCGGTTCAGGTGCGCTACATGGAAAACAACAAACCGCCCATTCGGACCATTTCGCCCGGCCGGGTTTACCGAAACGAGGCCATTTCTGCGCGTTCGCATTGCTTTTTTCACCAGGTTGAAGGCCTGTATATCGACAAGGGGGTTTCCTTTGCAGACCTGAAGCAGACCCTCCGCTATTTTACCACCGCCCTCTTCGGCAAATCCAAAATCCGCCTGCGTCCCTCCTATTTCCCGTTTACCGAACCCAGTGCGGAAGTAGATGTGTACTGGGGGCTTGAAACCGAGACGGACTACCGGATGACCAAAGGCACCGGATGGCTGGAAATCATGGGCTGCGGGATGGTAGACCCGAACGTACTGGAGAACTGCGGCATCGATTCCAAGACGTATTCCGGGTTTGCGTTCGGCATGGGTATCGACCGCATTGCGCTCCTGCTCCACCAGATCCCGGATATCCGCCTGCTCAGCGAAAACGATGTCCGCTTCCTGCGCCAGTTCCGGAGCCTGCGCTGA
- a CDS encoding SulP family inorganic anion transporter, which produces MKQLFAHFRGDLFGGITAGIVALPLALAFGVSSGLGPSAGLYGAIFISFFAALFGGTPTQISGPTAPMTAVSMVIIASIIAVNDGSVEQAMPAILTVFLLAGLMQIGLGLVGLGKYIRYIPYPVVSGFMTAIGVIIIVTQILPALGYYPKEDEEFVSRFKPQAEELILENILKEEAGEGILVLENFEETINRADEITEAAIRKESATLAAKEASGVIGALRVMDRALNNINWLEVALALATIFIIYGFKRITTAVPSTLVSLLVVSGAAVGLGLDYRPIEQIPEGFPIPNLEILTEFRLGTITPYVFTALTLALLGAIDSLLTSVVADNMTKTKHKPNKELVGQGIGNSIAAVFGGLPGAGATIRTVVNINSGGKTRLSGMIAGILLLVVLLALGPIASQIPAAVLAGILITVGIAVMDYKGLRAIPSLPKDITLGPVKLSSEVIVMLVVLVLSTFWNLVYAVGIGLVIASLMFMKKIGDLTAQRSDVKSLNDEKAWPDEGNFPAKLREEVFIKHIKGPLFFGTTSDFQSLADQIPPTAQAVILRLGRMQYMDQSGLYAMEDVLQELQRKQVIPLFVDIQDQPRYMMSRIDIIPDLVPEEHIFESFRACVAWVRENIPDTV; this is translated from the coding sequence ATGAAGCAACTTTTTGCCCATTTCAGGGGAGACCTGTTCGGGGGAATCACCGCCGGGATCGTCGCCCTTCCCCTGGCCCTGGCCTTTGGGGTCAGCTCCGGGCTCGGGCCGAGTGCCGGCCTCTACGGGGCTATTTTCATCAGCTTTTTCGCAGCCCTTTTCGGGGGGACCCCCACGCAGATATCCGGGCCCACCGCTCCAATGACCGCGGTGAGCATGGTGATCATCGCCAGTATCATCGCCGTCAACGACGGGAGCGTGGAACAGGCCATGCCCGCCATCCTCACGGTATTCCTGCTCGCCGGGCTGATGCAGATCGGCCTCGGCCTGGTAGGGCTGGGCAAATATATCCGGTATATCCCCTACCCGGTTGTTTCGGGCTTTATGACGGCTATCGGAGTAATTATCATCGTCACCCAGATCCTCCCTGCCCTGGGGTATTACCCCAAGGAGGACGAAGAATTTGTAAGCCGATTCAAGCCCCAGGCAGAAGAGCTTATCCTCGAAAATATCCTGAAAGAAGAAGCGGGGGAAGGTATCCTCGTACTCGAGAATTTCGAAGAAACCATCAACCGGGCCGATGAAATCACCGAAGCAGCCATCCGGAAGGAATCCGCCACCCTCGCGGCCAAAGAGGCCAGCGGGGTAATCGGCGCCCTGCGGGTCATGGATCGGGCACTGAACAACATCAACTGGCTGGAAGTAGCCCTGGCCCTGGCGACCATCTTTATCATCTACGGGTTCAAACGGATTACCACCGCCGTCCCCAGTACCCTGGTGTCCCTCCTGGTGGTCTCGGGTGCTGCCGTGGGCCTGGGCCTGGACTACCGGCCCATCGAACAAATCCCCGAAGGCTTCCCCATCCCGAATCTGGAAATCCTCACGGAATTCCGGCTCGGCACCATTACCCCCTATGTTTTTACTGCGCTGACGCTCGCCTTGCTGGGGGCCATCGACTCCCTCTTGACCTCAGTGGTGGCCGACAACATGACCAAGACCAAACACAAACCCAACAAGGAACTGGTGGGCCAGGGGATTGGCAACAGCATCGCGGCCGTATTCGGCGGCCTCCCTGGGGCCGGCGCCACCATCCGGACCGTTGTGAACATCAATTCCGGGGGTAAAACGCGCCTCTCCGGGATGATTGCCGGCATCCTTTTGCTGGTGGTCCTGCTGGCCCTCGGGCCTATTGCCTCCCAGATCCCGGCAGCCGTCCTGGCGGGGATTCTGATTACCGTAGGGATTGCCGTGATGGACTACAAGGGCCTCCGCGCCATCCCCAGCCTGCCCAAGGATATTACCCTGGGGCCCGTCAAGCTGAGTTCCGAGGTAATTGTCATGCTGGTGGTACTCGTGTTGTCCACCTTCTGGAACCTCGTCTACGCGGTGGGTATCGGCCTGGTGATCGCCTCCCTGATGTTCATGAAAAAAATCGGCGACCTGACGGCCCAGCGGTCGGACGTGAAATCCCTCAACGATGAAAAGGCCTGGCCGGACGAGGGCAACTTCCCCGCAAAACTCCGGGAAGAGGTGTTTATCAAGCATATCAAGGGGCCGTTGTTCTTCGGGACCACCAGCGATTTCCAGAGCCTGGCCGACCAGATACCCCCCACAGCCCAGGCGGTGATCCTCCGCCTCGGGAGGATGCAATACATGGACCAGTCCGGCCTCTACGCCATGGAAGACGTGCTGCAGGAATTGCAGAGAAAGCAGGTCATCCCCCTGTTCGTGGACATCCAGGATCAGCCGCGGTATATGATGTCGCGAATCGACATCATCCCGGACCTCGTGCCGGAGGAGCATATTTTTGAATCCTTCAGGGCCTGTGTGGCCTGGGTGCGGGAGAATATCCCGGATACCGTTTGA
- a CDS encoding carbonic anhydrase family protein, with protein MKAHTKETQATMTPDKALQFLKEGNQRFQQNLKANRNLLEQVNDTAEGQFPFATILSCIDSRVSAELVFDQGLGDIFSIRIAGNFINQDILGSMEFACKLAGTKLLVVLGHTSCGAVKGACDHARLGHLTTLINKIEPAVTAVKEPQDESLRNSKNLEFVDAVSEVNVKMAIDQIREQSKILSEMESDGEIAIVGAMYDISNGAVTFYE; from the coding sequence ATGAAAGCACATACTAAAGAAACCCAGGCAACCATGACGCCTGATAAGGCATTGCAATTCCTCAAGGAGGGCAACCAGCGGTTTCAACAAAACCTGAAAGCCAACCGCAACCTGCTCGAACAGGTCAACGATACGGCAGAAGGCCAGTTCCCGTTTGCCACCATCCTGAGTTGCATCGATTCCCGGGTATCCGCCGAGCTCGTATTCGACCAGGGCCTGGGGGATATCTTCAGCATTCGTATCGCCGGCAATTTTATCAACCAGGACATTCTGGGAAGTATGGAATTTGCCTGCAAACTGGCAGGAACCAAATTGCTGGTGGTTCTCGGCCACACGAGTTGCGGGGCCGTAAAAGGGGCCTGCGACCACGCGCGCCTCGGTCACCTGACCACGCTGATCAACAAGATCGAACCGGCAGTCACTGCGGTAAAAGAACCCCAGGACGAATCCCTGCGGAACTCCAAGAACCTGGAATTCGTGGACGCCGTATCCGAGGTCAACGTCAAAATGGCCATCGACCAGATCCGGGAGCAGAGCAAGATCCTCAGCGAAATGGAGAGCGACGGCGAGATTGCCATTGTCGGCGCCATGTACGACATCAGCAACGGGGCTGTGACGTTTTACGAGTAA